Proteins encoded in a region of the Actinomycetes bacterium genome:
- the rplI gene encoding 50S ribosomal protein L9, giving the protein MKLILTQEVSGLGAPGDIVEVKDGYGRNYLVPRGQAIRWTKGAETQIATIKRAREVREVRDLGHAQEIKSQLESLSVTLAARAGDSGRLFGSVTVADVAAAVRSAGGPDLDRRSIQIVDPIKTLGVHSVTVRIHPEVVASVAVDVTAA; this is encoded by the coding sequence ATGAAGCTCATCCTCACCCAGGAGGTCAGCGGCCTCGGGGCGCCCGGCGACATCGTCGAGGTCAAGGACGGCTACGGCCGCAACTACCTCGTCCCCCGCGGCCAGGCGATCCGCTGGACCAAGGGCGCCGAGACCCAGATCGCGACCATCAAGCGGGCCCGCGAGGTGCGCGAGGTCCGCGACCTCGGGCACGCCCAGGAGATCAAGTCCCAGCTGGAGTCGCTGTCGGTGACCCTGGCCGCCCGGGCCGGCGACTCGGGGCGGCTGTTCGGCTCGGTCACCGTCGCCGACGTCGCCGCCGCGGTGAGGTCGGCGGGGGGCCCCGACCTGGACCGCCGCAGCATCCAGATCGTCGACCCGATCAAGACTCTCGGTGTGCACTCCGTCACGGTTCGCATCCACCCGGAGGTGGTGGCCAGCGTCGCCGTGGACGTCACCGCGGCCTAG
- a CDS encoding single-stranded DNA-binding protein: protein MAQGDIPVTVIGNLTNDPELRFTPSGQAVASFTVASSTRVRDPQTNEWKDGDTTFLRCSVWRQYAENVAESLTRGTRVIVNGRLKQRSYETKEGEKRTVYEVDVDDVGPALRYATAKITKVSRGSGGFGGGEGSAPAEDPWASAGSPAASTSGSWGGSGGSYDEPPF from the coding sequence ATGGCCCAGGGCGACATCCCGGTCACCGTGATCGGCAATCTCACCAACGACCCCGAGCTGCGCTTCACCCCGAGCGGTCAGGCGGTCGCGTCGTTCACGGTCGCCTCGAGCACCCGCGTGCGCGACCCGCAGACCAACGAGTGGAAGGACGGGGACACCACTTTCCTGCGCTGCAGCGTGTGGCGGCAGTACGCCGAGAACGTCGCCGAGTCCCTCACGCGCGGGACCCGGGTCATCGTGAACGGGCGGCTCAAGCAGCGCTCGTACGAGACCAAGGAGGGCGAGAAGCGCACGGTCTACGAGGTCGACGTCGACGACGTCGGGCCGGCTCTGCGCTACGCCACCGCCAAGATCACGAAGGTCAGCCGCGGCAGCGGCGGCTTCGGCGGCGGGGAGGGCAGTGCCCCCGCCGAGGACCCGTGGGCGTCCGCCGGCTCGCCGGCGGCCAGCACCTCCGGCTCGTGGGGCGGCTCAGGCGGGTCCTACGACGAGCCGCCGTTCTGA
- the rpsF gene encoding 30S ribosomal protein S6, with protein MRRYELMVILDPELEERTVAPSLDAFLNVVRQGGGTVENVDIWGRRRLAYEIAKKSEGIYAVVDLTADPAVVKELDRQLNLNESVLRTKVLRPDAR; from the coding sequence ATGCGTCGCTATGAACTGATGGTCATCCTCGACCCCGAGCTCGAGGAGCGGACGGTCGCCCCGTCGCTCGACGCCTTCCTCAACGTGGTCCGCCAAGGCGGCGGGACCGTCGAGAACGTCGACATCTGGGGCCGGCGCCGCTTGGCCTACGAGATCGCGAAGAAGTCCGAAGGCATCTACGCCGTGGTCGACCTCACCGCCGACCCCGCCGTGGTCAAGGAGCTGGACCGTCAGCTCAACCTCAACGAGTCGGTGCTGCGGACCAAGGTCCTGCGCCCCGACGCCCGCTGA
- the rpsR gene encoding 30S ribosomal protein S18, protein MAKPPIRKPKKKSNPLTTAKIDYIDYKDTALLRKFISDRGKIRARRVTGVSVQQQREIAKAVKNAREMALLPYTSTAR, encoded by the coding sequence ATGGCCAAGCCGCCCATCCGCAAGCCGAAGAAGAAGAGCAACCCGCTCACCACCGCGAAGATCGACTACATCGACTACAAGGACACCGCGCTGCTGCGCAAGTTCATCTCCGACCGCGGGAAGATCCGTGCCCGGCGGGTGACCGGGGTGAGCGTCCAGCAGCAGCGGGAGATCGCCAAGGCGGTCAAGAACGCCCGCGAGATGGCCCTCCTGCCCTACACCTCGACGGCGCGCTGA
- a CDS encoding exodeoxyribonuclease III: MRIATWNVNSVTVRMGKMREWLPAAAPDVVCLQELKATPEQFPTADFTALGYECAVNADGRWNGVAILSRLGLSEVVSGLSGEPTYEGATERRAIGATCGGVRVWSVYVPNGREPGHPHYAYKLEWLDALRATVAAELTATRPYAVLGDFNVAPNDSDVWDVTAFEGLTHVTPQERAALAELRALGLDDVVPRAMKYDTPFTYWDYRAGNFHKNLGMRIDLVYANPAFVSAVTDAYVDREARKGSLKEGKGPSDHAPVVVDLDL, translated from the coding sequence GTGCGGATCGCGACCTGGAACGTCAACTCGGTGACGGTCCGGATGGGCAAGATGCGCGAGTGGCTGCCGGCGGCGGCGCCCGACGTCGTGTGCCTGCAGGAGCTCAAGGCGACGCCGGAGCAGTTCCCGACGGCCGACTTCACCGCACTCGGGTACGAGTGCGCCGTCAACGCCGACGGCCGCTGGAACGGCGTGGCCATCCTGTCCCGGCTGGGCCTCTCCGAGGTGGTGAGCGGGCTGTCCGGCGAGCCGACGTACGAGGGGGCCACCGAGCGGCGGGCGATCGGCGCGACCTGCGGCGGCGTGCGGGTGTGGAGCGTGTACGTCCCCAACGGCCGCGAGCCGGGGCATCCGCACTACGCCTACAAGCTCGAGTGGCTGGACGCGCTGCGCGCCACGGTGGCGGCCGAGCTGACCGCGACGCGGCCGTACGCCGTCCTCGGCGACTTCAACGTCGCCCCCAACGACTCCGACGTGTGGGACGTCACCGCCTTCGAGGGCCTCACGCATGTCACGCCACAGGAGCGGGCCGCACTCGCCGAGCTGCGCGCCCTCGGCCTCGACGACGTCGTCCCGCGGGCGATGAAGTACGACACCCCGTTCACCTACTGGGACTACCGGGCGGGCAACTTCCACAAGAACCTCGGGATGCGCATCGACCTCGTCTACGCCAACCCCGCCTTCGTCTCCGCGGTCACCGACGCCTATGTCGACCGGGAGGCGCGCAAGGGCAGCCTCAAGGAGGGCAAGGGCCCGAGCGATCACGCCCCCGTCGTCGTCGACCTCGACCTCTGA
- a CDS encoding transglycosylase domain-containing protein — translation MKLPHPDYPRAGKTGVRRYLPSWRQLLGLGLFLALVVIGVTVWAYERTDVPQPNQEALAQQSVLYYSDGRTVLARVGTTDRTSVALSDIPLTTREAVLAAEDRRFYHEGVFSPTGIARAVLNDARGRSLQGGSTITQQLVKNYYLTQQRTVSRKFREAILAVKIERTLSKDQIFEDYLNTIYYGRGAYGIQAAARAYFGVSARNLTVEQGAVLASLIRSPGGYAPETNLAGLRARWDYVLDGMVKQGWLTPAQRQAATFPTIAKRRTAISLAGPSGYLVAEVRKELLALGYGEDRIDSGGLHIVTTFDAKDQAAAEKAVHDLRPTETDVRVGLAQVDPATGGVLALYGGRNYLTQQYDDATQSAPQAGSTFKPFALAAALENGVSLSSMWNGHSPQTVQGPSGPYVVRNYGGESFGRISLLTATEDSVNTVYVPLSLQVGTDKVVDAARRAGIPDSVPIDSGPTVALGTASPTALDMASAYATFAADGIYRAPHVVAAVKTLGGGVLYRAKVVSVRAFTPDVVAGVDYALQKVVTDGTGFAAKALGRPAAGKTGTTNAGKSAWFAGYVPQAAMAVDLFRPDKQGNLTSLDGVGGMSTVTGGSFPARIWTAAMAGSLAGTPVETFPTPAPSITAGPSTSTSVSPSPSTTPTATSPTPTPTPTPTPTPTPTPTPTPTPTPTNQPSAAAPGGPPAAGGRAEAIGPSSRAATAG, via the coding sequence GTGAAGCTCCCCCACCCCGACTACCCGCGAGCCGGGAAGACCGGCGTACGGCGCTACTTGCCCTCGTGGCGCCAGCTGCTGGGTCTCGGGCTGTTCCTCGCGCTGGTGGTCATCGGCGTCACCGTGTGGGCCTACGAGCGCACCGACGTACCGCAGCCGAACCAGGAGGCCCTTGCCCAGCAGAGCGTCCTGTACTACAGCGATGGGAGGACCGTCCTCGCCCGAGTGGGGACCACCGACCGCACGTCGGTCGCCCTGTCCGACATCCCGCTGACCACACGTGAGGCGGTCCTCGCCGCAGAGGACCGGCGCTTCTATCACGAGGGCGTCTTCTCGCCGACCGGGATCGCGCGGGCCGTGCTCAACGACGCCCGGGGCCGCAGCCTGCAAGGCGGGTCGACGATCACCCAGCAGCTGGTGAAGAACTACTACCTCACCCAGCAGCGCACCGTCTCCCGCAAGTTCCGCGAGGCGATCCTCGCGGTGAAGATCGAGCGCACGCTCAGCAAGGACCAGATCTTCGAGGACTACCTCAACACCATCTACTACGGGCGCGGCGCGTACGGCATCCAGGCCGCCGCCCGCGCCTACTTCGGGGTCTCGGCGCGCAACCTCACAGTGGAGCAGGGGGCGGTGCTGGCCTCGCTCATCCGCAGCCCCGGCGGGTACGCCCCCGAGACGAACCTGGCGGGGCTGCGGGCCCGCTGGGACTACGTCCTCGACGGGATGGTCAAGCAGGGCTGGCTGACGCCGGCGCAGCGGCAGGCCGCGACCTTCCCGACCATCGCGAAGCGGCGTACCGCGATCAGCCTCGCCGGGCCGAGCGGCTACCTCGTGGCCGAGGTCCGCAAGGAGCTGCTCGCGCTCGGCTACGGCGAGGACCGCATCGACAGCGGCGGCCTGCACATCGTGACCACCTTCGACGCCAAGGACCAGGCGGCCGCGGAGAAGGCGGTCCACGACCTACGTCCGACCGAGACCGACGTACGGGTGGGCCTCGCCCAGGTGGACCCGGCCACCGGAGGGGTGCTCGCGCTCTACGGCGGGCGCAACTACCTCACCCAGCAGTACGACGACGCGACCCAGTCCGCGCCGCAGGCGGGTTCGACGTTCAAGCCGTTCGCGCTCGCCGCCGCGCTGGAGAACGGCGTCAGCCTGAGCTCGATGTGGAACGGGCACTCGCCCCAGACCGTCCAGGGACCCAGCGGGCCGTACGTGGTCCGCAACTACGGCGGCGAGAGCTTCGGGCGGATCTCGCTCCTCACTGCGACCGAGGACTCCGTCAACACCGTCTACGTCCCCCTGTCGCTGCAGGTCGGGACGGACAAGGTCGTCGACGCGGCCCGCCGCGCCGGGATCCCCGACTCGGTGCCCATCGACAGCGGCCCCACCGTCGCGCTCGGCACCGCGTCCCCGACCGCCCTGGACATGGCGAGCGCCTATGCCACCTTCGCCGCGGACGGGATCTACCGCGCGCCGCACGTCGTCGCGGCGGTGAAGACCCTCGGCGGCGGCGTGCTCTATCGGGCCAAGGTCGTCAGCGTCCGCGCGTTCACCCCCGACGTCGTGGCCGGCGTCGACTACGCCCTGCAGAAGGTCGTCACGGATGGGACCGGCTTCGCGGCGAAGGCCCTGGGCCGGCCCGCGGCCGGCAAGACCGGCACGACCAACGCCGGCAAGTCCGCCTGGTTCGCCGGGTACGTCCCCCAGGCGGCGATGGCGGTGGACCTGTTCCGTCCGGACAAGCAGGGGAACCTGACCTCCCTCGACGGTGTGGGCGGGATGTCCACGGTCACCGGCGGCTCGTTCCCCGCGCGCATCTGGACCGCGGCGATGGCCGGCTCCCTCGCCGGCACCCCGGTCGAGACGTTCCCGACCCCCGCACCGTCGATCACCGCCGGGCCCTCGACGAGCACCAGCGTCTCCCCCAGCCCGTCGACCACTCCCACGGCGACGAGCCCGACCCCGACGCCCACGCCCACACCCACGCCGACCCCCACCCCGACGCCCACACCCACACCGACCCCCACCCCGACGAACCAACCCTCGGCGGCGGCGCCGGGCGGGCCGCCGGCCGCGGGTGGGCGGGCGGAGGCGATCGGCCCGTCGTCGCGTGCCGCGACGGCCGGCTGA
- a CDS encoding inositol-3-phosphate synthase, giving the protein MGEIRVAIVGVGNCASSLVQGIEYYRDADPSHFVPGLMHVELGGYHVRDVTFVAAFDVDAKKVGQDLSDAINASENNTIKIADVPPTGVTVLRGHTLDGLGKYYRETITESDDEPVDVVAALRDARADVVICYLPVGSEHAAKFYAQCAIDAGCGFVNALPVFIAGTKEWADKFTAAGLPIVGDDIKSQVGATITHRVLAKLFEDRGVIVDRTYQLNVGGNMDFMNMLERERLESKKISKTQSVTSQLNHELGARNVHIGPSDYVAWLDDRKWAFVRLEGRAFGDVPLNLEYKLEVWDSPNSAGVIIDALRCAKIAMDRGIGGPLLGPSSYFMKSPPVQYRDDEARQAVEDFIAGE; this is encoded by the coding sequence ATGGGCGAGATTCGCGTGGCCATCGTGGGCGTGGGCAACTGCGCCTCCTCGCTGGTTCAGGGCATCGAGTACTACCGCGACGCCGACCCGTCGCACTTCGTCCCCGGGCTGATGCACGTCGAGCTCGGCGGCTACCACGTCCGCGACGTGACGTTCGTGGCCGCCTTCGACGTCGACGCGAAGAAGGTCGGCCAGGACCTCTCCGACGCGATCAACGCCTCGGAGAACAACACCATCAAGATCGCCGACGTCCCCCCGACCGGGGTGACGGTGCTGCGCGGTCACACCCTCGACGGGTTGGGCAAGTACTACCGCGAGACCATCACCGAGTCCGACGACGAGCCCGTCGACGTGGTGGCCGCCCTGCGCGACGCGCGGGCCGACGTCGTGATCTGCTACCTGCCCGTCGGCTCCGAGCACGCCGCGAAGTTCTACGCCCAGTGCGCCATCGACGCCGGCTGCGGCTTCGTCAACGCGCTGCCGGTGTTCATCGCGGGCACCAAGGAGTGGGCGGACAAGTTCACTGCCGCCGGCCTGCCGATCGTGGGCGACGACATCAAGTCCCAGGTGGGCGCGACCATCACCCACCGCGTCCTCGCCAAGCTGTTCGAGGACCGCGGCGTCATCGTCGACCGGACCTACCAGCTCAACGTCGGCGGGAACATGGACTTCATGAACATGCTCGAGCGCGAGCGCCTGGAGTCCAAGAAGATCTCGAAGACGCAGTCGGTCACCTCGCAGCTCAACCACGAGCTCGGCGCCCGCAACGTGCACATCGGGCCGTCCGACTACGTGGCCTGGCTCGATGACCGCAAGTGGGCCTTCGTCCGCCTCGAGGGCCGTGCCTTCGGAGACGTACCGCTCAACCTCGAGTACAAGCTCGAGGTCTGGGACTCGCCGAACTCCGCGGGCGTCATCATCGACGCGCTGCGCTGCGCGAAGATCGCCATGGACCGCGGGATCGGCGGCCCGCTGCTCGGCCCGAGCTCGTACTTCATGAAGAGCCCGCCCGTGCAGTACCGCGACGACGAGGCGCGGCAGGCCGTGGAGGACTTCATCGCTGGGGAGTGA
- a CDS encoding peptidoglycan bridge formation glycyltransferase FemA/FemB family protein — MPLEVRPLEVRPLDRDAHLGFVTERSASFLQCPSWAGVKAEWGNLSLGWYDGDRLVGAALVLLRRTPGVERYLAYLPEGPVLDWSAYEPADVLAPLTAMLKRRKVFAVKIGPQVPVRRWSAATLKEAIAAGAGGRLGDVPSDSTDKDGVGLVEALTHLGWRQLSGAGAGFGDVQPRYVFQLPLAGRSEADVLAGFNQLWRRNIKKAEKAGVVVERAGPDDLAEFHALYLTTAKRDGFTPRGLAYFQRMWRAMTAEDPDRIRLYLARLDGEALAATTAVRVGDHVWYSYGASADHRREVRPSNAVQWRMMRDALAEGAAVYDLRGISDTLDPEDHLFGLIQFKLGTGGEAVEYVGEWDFPLSPLLYKAFTAYLARR; from the coding sequence ATGCCGCTGGAGGTACGGCCGCTGGAGGTACGGCCGCTGGACCGCGACGCCCATCTCGGGTTCGTCACCGAGCGCTCGGCCTCGTTCCTGCAGTGCCCCTCCTGGGCGGGGGTGAAAGCCGAGTGGGGCAACCTCAGCCTCGGCTGGTACGACGGCGACCGGCTCGTCGGCGCCGCCCTGGTGCTGCTCCGCCGCACGCCGGGCGTCGAGCGCTACCTGGCCTACCTGCCCGAGGGGCCCGTGCTCGACTGGTCCGCTTACGAGCCGGCCGACGTCCTGGCGCCACTGACCGCGATGCTCAAGCGCCGCAAGGTGTTCGCGGTGAAGATCGGCCCGCAGGTCCCGGTCCGGCGCTGGTCGGCCGCGACGTTGAAGGAGGCGATCGCGGCGGGTGCTGGCGGCCGGCTCGGCGACGTCCCCTCCGACAGCACCGACAAGGACGGCGTCGGGCTCGTCGAGGCCCTGACCCACCTCGGTTGGCGGCAGCTCTCCGGCGCCGGCGCCGGCTTCGGAGACGTCCAGCCCCGGTACGTCTTCCAGCTTCCGCTGGCCGGCCGGAGCGAGGCCGACGTGCTGGCCGGGTTCAACCAGCTGTGGCGGCGCAACATCAAGAAGGCCGAGAAGGCAGGGGTCGTCGTCGAGCGCGCTGGCCCCGACGACCTCGCCGAGTTCCACGCCCTGTACCTCACCACGGCCAAGCGCGACGGCTTCACCCCCCGCGGCCTGGCGTACTTCCAACGCATGTGGCGGGCCATGACCGCCGAGGACCCCGACCGGATCCGGCTCTACCTCGCCCGCCTCGACGGGGAGGCGCTGGCCGCGACGACCGCCGTTCGCGTCGGCGACCACGTCTGGTACTCCTACGGAGCCAGCGCCGACCACCGGCGCGAGGTACGCCCGAGCAACGCCGTGCAGTGGCGGATGATGCGCGACGCGCTTGCCGAGGGTGCTGCCGTGTACGACCTGCGCGGCATCAGCGACACCCTCGACCCCGAGGACCATCTGTTCGGGCTGATCCAGTTCAAGCTGGGCACGGGGGGCGAGGCCGTCGAGTACGTCGGTGAGTGGGACTTCCCGCTCAGCCCGCTCCTCTACAAGGCGTTCACCGCCTATCTCGCGCGGAGGTGA
- a CDS encoding DUF5318 family protein: MWSERARVDYTLKRRATLASLFRGLTTPTDVCDPDPYLLRAAKHHGETTERTCPVCRREMLVELSYTFGDQLGQYSGRLKARAELEAMAREHGEFSVYVVEVCTGCGWNHLVVSFVLGDGVPRTPERRRRSAD; this comes from the coding sequence ATGTGGTCGGAACGGGCCCGTGTGGACTACACGCTGAAGCGCCGCGCCACGCTCGCGTCCCTGTTCCGCGGACTGACCACCCCGACCGACGTGTGCGACCCCGACCCCTACCTGCTGCGCGCCGCCAAGCACCACGGGGAGACGACCGAGCGCACCTGCCCGGTGTGCCGCCGTGAGATGCTGGTGGAGCTCAGCTACACCTTCGGCGACCAGCTGGGGCAGTACTCCGGCCGGCTCAAGGCGCGCGCCGAGCTCGAGGCGATGGCCCGCGAGCACGGGGAGTTCAGCGTCTACGTCGTCGAGGTATGCACCGGCTGCGGATGGAACCACCTCGTCGTGTCGTTCGTCCTCGGTGACGGGGTACCTCGTACGCCGGAGCGTCGGCGGCGTTCCGCCGACTGA
- a CDS encoding glycosyltransferase 87 family protein, which translates to MTSVPTDAAGAPPPAPTSVDEEYPYVIPSRDDSVVGAAAGLIGGPIGDHAGWRRRWWTPLRVVLAVVTIACCLAFVQKAPCRANAFTKDMYPKLCYTDIAPLYAGRGFDRGATPYVNPVPSERLEYPVLTGLFMQVAAVADRMIVPGNESTVAYQRLQRFFDINAFMLAACAIVGAWFVAATHRRRPYDALLIAPGIVLTAYINWDLLAVALGAGALWAWSRRSPIAAGALIGLGTAAKLYPAFLLFPLLLLCIRARRMREFGQVLGAGVLTWLAVNLPVMLKAFHGWAYFYTFNAHRPESWGSLWLALDDMHRPLPAGTLNAVVALCLVALFAGIAYVAFSAPRRPRLPQLAFLTVAAFLLVNKVYSPQYVLWLVFLFPLARPRWRDFVIWTSLEAAYFVAIWWHLEGIQRPDLAIPNWPHTLATLLRMGGELWVCALIVRDIYRPECDPVRLDGSDDPAGGVLDGAPDGGAHALDRPGQEAVDVSSAVRGAASSVTSSKVVVV; encoded by the coding sequence GTGACCTCGGTGCCCACCGACGCCGCCGGAGCCCCGCCGCCGGCACCGACCTCGGTCGACGAGGAGTACCCGTACGTCATCCCGAGCCGGGACGACTCCGTCGTGGGCGCCGCGGCCGGGCTGATCGGCGGGCCGATCGGAGACCACGCCGGCTGGCGACGGCGCTGGTGGACGCCGCTGCGCGTGGTGCTCGCCGTCGTGACGATCGCCTGCTGCCTGGCCTTCGTGCAGAAGGCGCCCTGCCGTGCGAACGCCTTCACCAAGGACATGTACCCGAAGCTCTGCTACACCGACATCGCGCCCCTCTACGCCGGCCGGGGCTTCGACCGGGGCGCGACGCCGTACGTGAACCCCGTTCCGTCAGAGCGGCTCGAGTACCCCGTGCTCACCGGGCTGTTCATGCAGGTGGCCGCGGTCGCGGACCGGATGATCGTGCCGGGCAACGAAAGCACGGTTGCCTACCAACGGCTCCAGCGCTTCTTCGACATCAACGCCTTCATGCTCGCCGCATGCGCGATCGTGGGCGCGTGGTTCGTCGCGGCGACGCATCGCAGGCGGCCGTACGACGCGCTGCTCATCGCGCCGGGGATCGTCCTCACCGCCTACATCAACTGGGACCTGCTCGCCGTCGCCCTGGGCGCCGGCGCCCTCTGGGCCTGGTCGAGGCGAAGCCCGATCGCCGCGGGGGCGCTCATCGGGCTCGGTACCGCGGCCAAGCTGTACCCGGCGTTCCTCCTGTTCCCCCTCCTGCTGCTGTGCATCCGGGCCCGCAGGATGCGCGAGTTCGGGCAGGTTCTGGGCGCGGGCGTGCTGACCTGGCTCGCGGTCAACCTGCCGGTCATGCTCAAGGCCTTCCACGGGTGGGCGTACTTCTACACGTTCAACGCGCACCGCCCCGAGTCGTGGGGCTCGCTCTGGCTCGCGCTCGACGACATGCACCGTCCGCTGCCGGCCGGGACCCTCAACGCCGTGGTCGCCCTGTGCCTGGTCGCGCTGTTCGCCGGCATCGCCTACGTCGCGTTCAGCGCGCCGCGCCGCCCCCGGCTGCCCCAGCTGGCGTTCCTGACGGTCGCGGCGTTCCTGCTGGTCAACAAGGTCTACTCACCGCAGTACGTCCTCTGGCTGGTCTTCCTCTTCCCGCTGGCGCGGCCGCGCTGGCGGGACTTCGTGATCTGGACCAGCCTCGAGGCGGCCTACTTCGTGGCCATCTGGTGGCATCTCGAGGGGATCCAACGTCCGGACCTGGCGATCCCGAACTGGCCGCACACCCTGGCGACGCTGCTTCGCATGGGCGGCGAGCTGTGGGTGTGCGCGTTGATCGTCCGCGACATCTACCGGCCCGAGTGCGACCCGGTGCGCCTGGACGGGTCGGACGACCCGGCCGGTGGGGTCCTCGACGGCGCGCCCGACGGGGGCGCCCACGCCTTGGATCGCCCGGGTCAGGAGGCGGTGGACGTCTCCTCGGCGGTGCGCGGGGCGGCCTCGAGCGTCACCTCGTCGAAGGTCGTCGTCGTGTAG
- a CDS encoding alanine racemase: MAFTLHVDAERWRAHLTEVLEQTPGLVPVAKGNGYGFGVSLLGAETARLGLPALAVGTRFEVSAAREAYDGDVLVLTPWDHRVDPPPEADDPTIRTVSSIEALTALAALGMPTRVVVEVETSMHRHGVPHDHLLEVGPLLTGLRVEGFAIHLPLAEPRLGRLAETESLIARLWGAALHVDRLWVSHLSPHELERVRAEHPAIEVRPRVGTSLWLGEREALRATGTVLDVHDLKRGARYGYRQRKMPGAHRLLVVSGGTAHGVGLEAPKAVHGVIGRGKAAAKGGLEATGRTLSPFHAGGKQRWFAEPPHMQVSLLLVPDDLEVAIGDELDCDVRYTTTTFDEVTLEAAPRTAEETSTAS, encoded by the coding sequence ATGGCCTTCACGCTGCACGTCGACGCCGAGCGCTGGCGCGCGCACCTGACCGAGGTCCTGGAGCAGACGCCCGGACTGGTGCCGGTGGCCAAGGGCAACGGGTACGGCTTCGGTGTCAGCCTCCTCGGCGCTGAGACCGCCCGCCTGGGACTGCCCGCGCTCGCGGTGGGCACCCGCTTCGAGGTCTCGGCCGCGCGCGAGGCCTACGACGGGGACGTCCTCGTCCTCACCCCGTGGGACCACCGGGTGGACCCGCCCCCGGAGGCCGACGACCCGACGATCCGCACCGTCTCCTCCATCGAGGCGCTGACCGCGCTCGCCGCGCTCGGCATGCCGACCCGGGTGGTGGTGGAGGTGGAGACGTCCATGCACCGGCACGGCGTACCGCACGACCACCTGCTCGAGGTCGGACCGCTGCTGACCGGGCTTCGCGTCGAGGGCTTCGCGATCCATCTGCCGCTCGCCGAGCCGCGGCTGGGCCGCCTGGCGGAGACGGAGTCGCTGATCGCCCGGCTCTGGGGCGCCGCGCTGCACGTGGATCGGCTGTGGGTCTCCCACCTCTCACCGCACGAGCTGGAGCGGGTGCGAGCGGAGCACCCAGCCATCGAGGTACGTCCGCGGGTGGGCACCTCGCTCTGGCTCGGCGAGCGGGAGGCGCTGCGGGCCACCGGGACGGTGCTCGACGTCCACGACCTCAAGCGCGGTGCGCGCTACGGCTACCGGCAGCGCAAGATGCCGGGGGCCCACCGCCTGCTCGTGGTCAGCGGCGGGACGGCCCACGGGGTCGGACTCGAGGCGCCCAAAGCGGTGCACGGCGTCATCGGCCGCGGCAAGGCGGCGGCCAAGGGCGGGCTCGAGGCGACCGGCCGCACCCTCTCGCCGTTCCATGCGGGCGGGAAGCAGCGTTGGTTCGCCGAGCCCCCGCACATGCAGGTCTCGTTGTTGCTGGTGCCCGACGACCTCGAGGTCGCCATCGGCGACGAGCTGGACTGCGACGTGCGCTACACGACGACGACCTTCGACGAGGTGACGCTCGAGGCCGCCCCGCGCACCGCCGAGGAGACGTCCACCGCCTCCTGA
- a CDS encoding PadR family transcriptional regulator: MSKRTDVLEMAVLGLLHESPMHGYELRKRLNALLGSMRAFSYGSLYPCLKSLLHQGLITEESTQSTGRRSKIVYRLTADGKEHFQELLDQSGPASWEDDNFGVHFAFFAQTGADTRLRILEGRRSRLEERLDNVRTSLTRTRERLDSYTLELQRHGLESVEREVRWLNELIADERDRAHPGNTASDTFTPKE; this comes from the coding sequence GTGAGCAAGCGGACCGACGTGTTGGAGATGGCCGTGCTCGGCCTGCTCCACGAGTCGCCGATGCACGGCTACGAGCTGCGCAAGCGGCTCAACGCGCTCCTGGGCAGCATGCGGGCCTTCTCGTACGGCTCGCTGTATCCCTGCCTGAAGAGCCTGCTGCACCAGGGGCTGATCACCGAGGAGTCGACCCAGTCCACCGGTCGGCGCTCGAAGATCGTCTACCGCCTCACGGCGGACGGCAAGGAGCACTTCCAGGAGCTGCTGGACCAGTCCGGTCCGGCGTCCTGGGAGGACGACAACTTCGGCGTGCACTTCGCGTTCTTCGCCCAGACCGGCGCGGACACGCGGCTGCGCATCCTCGAGGGCCGGCGCAGCCGGCTCGAGGAACGACTCGACAACGTCCGTACGTCGCTGACGCGCACGCGGGAGCGACTGGACAGCTACACCCTCGAGCTCCAGCGGCACGGCCTGGAGAGCGTGGAGCGCGAGGTGCGGTGGCTCAACGAGCTCATCGCGGATGAACGAGACCGGGCCCACCCCGGCAACACCGCTTCTGACACCTTCACCCCCAAGGAGTAA